Proteins encoded in a region of the Rhizobium sp. CC-YZS058 genome:
- the nuoG gene encoding NADH-quinone oxidoreductase subunit NuoG has product MAKLKVDGKEIEVPDHFTLLQACEEAGAEVPRFCFHERLSVAGNCRMCLIEVKGGPPKPAASCAMGVRDLRPGPNGEAPEVFTTTPMVKKAREGVMEFLLINHPLDCPICDQGGECDLQDQAMAFGVDSTRYHENKRAVEDKYIGPLVKTVMNRCIHCTRCVRFTTEVAGIAELGLIGRGEDAEITTYLEQAMTSELQGNVVDLCPVGALTSKPYAFNARPWELGKTESIDVMDAVGSAIRVDTRGREVMRIMPRVNEEINEEWISDKTRFIWDGLKTQRLDRPYVKKDGRLQPASWGEAFGAIKAAVSKTSGDRIGAIAGDLASVEELYALKSLMTALGSTNLDCRQDGVALDPALGRSTYLFNPTIQGIENADALLIVGSNPRFEASVLNARIRKRFRMGNFPIGVIGEPSELRYAYDYLGAGTDTLGELIAGRGSFAEVLSKAQRPMIIIGQGALAGEGGGSVLAAIAKLAGAIGAVTGEWNGLAVLHTAASRVGALDLGFVPGAGGQTAAQMLTGTDVLFLLGADELDFSGKTAGFTVYIGSHGDNGAHGADVILPAAAYTEKSGTWVNTEGRVQMGNRAGFAPGDAKEDWAILRALSDVLGKRLPFDSLADLRRRLYVEYPHFAAVDEIPTVGDRTAADEIAALAQKAGEMVKSAFASPVKDFYLTNPIARASAVMAECSALARNNFKAAAE; this is encoded by the coding sequence ATGGCTAAGCTGAAAGTCGACGGAAAAGAAATCGAGGTTCCGGATCATTTCACGCTGCTACAAGCATGCGAGGAAGCCGGCGCCGAGGTTCCGCGCTTCTGTTTCCACGAGCGGCTGTCTGTCGCCGGCAATTGTCGCATGTGTCTGATCGAGGTGAAGGGCGGGCCGCCGAAGCCGGCAGCCTCCTGCGCCATGGGCGTGCGCGACCTGCGCCCGGGTCCGAATGGCGAAGCGCCGGAAGTCTTCACGACCACGCCGATGGTCAAGAAGGCCCGTGAAGGCGTGATGGAATTCCTGCTGATCAACCACCCGCTGGATTGCCCGATCTGCGACCAGGGCGGCGAGTGCGACCTGCAGGACCAGGCCATGGCCTTCGGCGTCGATTCCACGCGCTATCATGAGAACAAGCGGGCGGTGGAAGACAAGTATATCGGCCCGCTGGTCAAGACGGTGATGAACCGTTGCATCCACTGCACGCGCTGCGTCCGCTTCACCACGGAAGTGGCTGGGATCGCCGAGCTCGGCCTGATCGGCCGCGGCGAGGATGCCGAAATCACCACCTATCTCGAACAGGCGATGACCTCGGAGCTGCAGGGCAATGTGGTCGATCTCTGCCCGGTCGGCGCGCTGACCTCGAAGCCCTATGCCTTCAACGCACGCCCCTGGGAACTCGGCAAGACCGAATCGATCGACGTCATGGACGCCGTCGGCTCGGCGATCCGCGTCGATACGCGCGGTCGCGAAGTGATGCGCATCATGCCGCGCGTCAACGAGGAGATCAACGAGGAGTGGATCTCCGACAAGACCCGCTTCATCTGGGATGGTCTGAAGACCCAGCGTCTCGACCGGCCCTATGTGAAGAAGGACGGTCGTCTGCAGCCGGCGAGCTGGGGCGAAGCCTTCGGCGCCATCAAGGCGGCGGTTTCGAAAACCAGCGGCGACCGGATCGGCGCGATCGCCGGCGACCTCGCTTCGGTCGAGGAGCTCTATGCGCTGAAGTCGCTGATGACGGCGCTCGGCTCCACCAATCTCGACTGCCGGCAGGATGGCGTGGCGCTGGATCCAGCGCTCGGCCGCTCGACCTATCTCTTCAACCCGACCATCCAGGGCATTGAAAATGCTGATGCCCTGCTGATCGTCGGCTCCAATCCGCGTTTCGAGGCCTCCGTTCTCAATGCCCGCATCCGCAAGCGTTTCCGCATGGGCAATTTCCCGATCGGCGTGATCGGCGAACCTTCGGAACTGCGCTACGCCTATGACTATCTCGGCGCCGGCACGGATACGCTCGGCGAACTGATTGCCGGCCGCGGCAGCTTCGCCGAGGTTCTGTCCAAGGCTCAGCGCCCGATGATCATCATCGGCCAGGGCGCACTGGCAGGCGAGGGGGGTGGCTCCGTTCTCGCCGCCATCGCCAAGCTTGCCGGTGCGATCGGTGCGGTGACGGGCGAGTGGAACGGCCTGGCCGTTCTGCACACTGCGGCGTCCCGTGTCGGGGCGCTCGATCTCGGCTTCGTGCCGGGCGCGGGTGGCCAGACGGCCGCGCAGATGCTGACCGGAACCGACGTGCTGTTCCTGCTGGGCGCCGATGAGCTCGATTTTTCCGGCAAGACGGCCGGCTTTACGGTCTATATCGGCTCGCACGGCGACAACGGCGCCCATGGCGCCGATGTGATCCTGCCTGCCGCCGCCTATACCGAAAAATCCGGCACCTGGGTCAATACCGAAGGCCGGGTGCAGATGGGCAACCGCGCCGGCTTCGCGCCGGGCGATGCCAAGGAAGACTGGGCGATCCTGCGTGCGCTTTCCGACGTGCTCGGCAAGCGTCTCCCCTTCGATTCGCTCGCCGATCTGCGCCGTCGTCTCTATGTGGAGTACCCGCATTTTGCTGCCGTCGACGAGATCCCGACGGTGGGTGATCGCACGGCGGCGGACGAAATTGCCGCACTCGCACAAAAAGCCGGTGAGATGGTCAAATCCGCGTTTGCGTCGCCGGTGAAAGACTTCTATTTGACGAACCCGATAGCGCGCGCTTCCGCCGTCATGGCCGAATGCTCGGCCCTGGCGCGCAACAATTTCAAAGCTGCCGCGGAATAA
- the nuoI gene encoding NADH-quinone oxidoreductase subunit NuoI translates to MAGLTQAVSSLFLKEFVGAFFLSMRYFFSPKATVNYPFEKGPTSPRFRGEHALRRYPNGEERCIACKLCEAICPAQAITIEAGPRRNDGTRRTVRYDIDMVKCIYCGFCQEACPVDAIVEGPNFEFSTETREELYYDKARLLANGDRWERELARNIAMDAPYR, encoded by the coding sequence ATGGCCGGTCTTACACAAGCCGTCAGCTCACTGTTCCTGAAGGAATTCGTCGGCGCATTCTTTCTCTCCATGCGCTATTTCTTCTCGCCCAAGGCAACCGTGAACTACCCGTTCGAGAAAGGCCCGACCTCGCCGCGTTTCCGTGGCGAGCATGCGCTGCGCCGCTATCCGAACGGCGAAGAGCGCTGCATCGCCTGCAAGCTCTGCGAGGCGATCTGTCCTGCCCAGGCGATCACCATCGAAGCCGGCCCGCGCCGCAATGACGGCACGCGCCGCACCGTGCGCTACGACATCGACATGGTGAAGTGCATCTATTGCGGCTTCTGCCAGGAAGCCTGCCCGGTGGATGCCATCGTCGAGGGGCCGAACTTCGAGTTCTCGACCGAGACGCGCGAAGAACTCTACTACGACAAGGCCCGCCTGCTGGCGAATGGCGACCGGTGGGAGCGCGAACTCGCGCGCAACATCGCCATGGACGCGCCCTACCGCTAA
- the nuoH gene encoding NADH-quinone oxidoreductase subunit NuoH, translated as MDGFFSTYVVPTLIMIGQSLLLLVALLIFIAYILLADRKIWAAVQLRRGPNVVGPFGLFQSFADLLKFVVKEPVIPAGANKVLFLLAPLVSVTLALAAWAVVPLNDNWVMANINVGILYVLAISSLEVYGIIMGGWASNSKYPFLSALRSAAQMVSYEVSIGFVIVTVLLCVGSLNLTDIVNSQRDGLGTMMGLPGSFLDWYWLPLFPMFIVFFISALAETNRPPFDLVEAESELVAGFMVEYGSTPYMMFMLGEYAAICLMCALTTILFLGGWLPPVDVWFLNWVPGIIWFVLKSALVFFMFAMVKAFVPRYRYDQLMRLGWKVFLPLSLVMVFLVAVTLKLGGWA; from the coding sequence ATGGACGGCTTCTTCTCGACCTATGTCGTGCCGACACTGATCATGATCGGCCAGTCGCTGCTGCTGCTGGTCGCTCTGTTGATCTTCATCGCCTATATTCTGCTCGCGGACCGCAAGATCTGGGCCGCGGTGCAGCTGCGCCGTGGACCGAACGTGGTGGGTCCCTTCGGGCTTTTCCAGTCCTTCGCCGATCTTTTGAAGTTCGTCGTCAAGGAACCGGTGATCCCGGCCGGCGCCAACAAGGTGTTGTTCCTGCTGGCACCGCTGGTATCGGTCACCTTGGCGCTCGCGGCCTGGGCCGTGGTTCCGCTCAATGACAATTGGGTGATGGCCAACATCAATGTCGGCATTCTCTATGTGCTCGCCATCTCCTCGCTCGAGGTTTACGGCATCATCATGGGCGGCTGGGCATCGAACTCGAAATATCCCTTCCTGTCGGCGCTGCGCTCGGCCGCGCAGATGGTGTCCTATGAAGTCTCGATCGGCTTCGTCATCGTCACCGTGCTGCTCTGCGTCGGGTCGCTGAACCTGACGGATATCGTCAATTCCCAGCGCGACGGTCTTGGCACGATGATGGGCCTGCCGGGCTCCTTCCTCGACTGGTACTGGCTGCCGCTGTTCCCGATGTTCATCGTGTTCTTCATCTCCGCACTCGCCGAGACGAACCGCCCGCCCTTCGATCTCGTGGAAGCGGAATCGGAACTCGTGGCCGGCTTCATGGTGGAATACGGCTCGACGCCCTATATGATGTTCATGCTCGGCGAGTATGCCGCCATCTGCCTGATGTGCGCGCTCACCACGATCCTGTTCCTCGGCGGCTGGCTGCCTCCGGTCGATGTGTGGTTCCTGAACTGGGTTCCGGGCATCATCTGGTTCGTGCTCAAATCCGCGCTGGTCTTCTTCATGTTCGCCATGGTCAAGGCTTTCGTGCCGCGCTACCGCTACGACCAGCTGATGCGTCTCGGCTGGAAGGTCTTCCTTCCGCTCTCGCTCGTCATGGTCTTTCTCGTCGCAGTCACGCTGAAGCTCGGTGGATGGGCGTGA
- the nuoK gene encoding NADH-quinone oxidoreductase subunit NuoK — MEIGIAHYLTVSAILFTLGVFGIFLNRKNIIVILMSVELILLAVNINMVAFSSFLNDITGQVFALFILTVAAAEAAIGLAILVVFYRNRGSIAVEDVNTMKG, encoded by the coding sequence ATGGAAATCGGCATCGCCCATTATCTGACCGTCAGCGCCATCCTCTTCACGCTCGGCGTCTTCGGCATTTTCCTGAACCGGAAGAACATCATCGTCATCCTGATGTCGGTTGAGCTGATCCTGCTCGCCGTCAACATCAACATGGTGGCCTTCTCGTCGTTCCTGAACGACATCACCGGCCAGGTCTTTGCCCTGTTCATTCTCACCGTCGCGGCCGCCGAAGCCGCGATCGGTCTTGCGATCCTCGTCGTCTTCTATCGCAACCGCGGCTCCATCGCGGTCGAAGACGTCAATACGATGAAGGGCTGA
- a CDS encoding 5' DNA nuclease, which translates to MSVSDAQNPDTSDQTGRTAEAESADHDFAQDAARWFKDLGSFPPLMKNPTAAMAAATAVGFGMTSHFAGFMLGAMQGMVEAATKAAGAAEEAAKQAVAEAERAKAAADALAEQAERAGASQAARAAEAVHPEVQPAAPVAAVACVAEPGVAKLSQPAVRPVQPAADAMMAVAPAVAKAPKGEGASEKPARSRKAKVDDLKRIGGVGPKLEQVLKGLGVTRFADIAAWTEEDIRRFDAALGIPGRIARDRWVEQAKALSRG; encoded by the coding sequence ATGTCAGTCTCCGATGCGCAGAACCCCGACACCAGCGACCAGACAGGCCGGACAGCGGAGGCAGAGAGCGCGGATCATGACTTTGCGCAGGATGCCGCCCGTTGGTTCAAGGATCTCGGATCCTTTCCTCCCCTGATGAAGAACCCGACGGCTGCCATGGCGGCGGCCACGGCTGTCGGCTTTGGAATGACGAGCCATTTCGCCGGATTTATGCTCGGCGCAATGCAGGGAATGGTCGAGGCGGCGACGAAGGCTGCCGGAGCTGCCGAGGAAGCTGCCAAACAGGCGGTGGCCGAAGCGGAGCGGGCAAAGGCCGCAGCCGACGCTCTGGCCGAACAGGCGGAGCGGGCCGGCGCGAGCCAGGCGGCGCGCGCAGCCGAGGCCGTTCACCCGGAGGTGCAGCCGGCAGCACCGGTTGCTGCTGTTGCCTGCGTGGCGGAGCCCGGCGTCGCCAAGCTGTCGCAGCCGGCGGTTAGGCCGGTTCAGCCGGCGGCGGACGCGATGATGGCGGTGGCGCCCGCCGTGGCAAAAGCCCCGAAAGGGGAGGGTGCAAGCGAAAAGCCGGCGAGAAGCCGGAAGGCCAAGGTCGACGATCTCAAGCGGATCGGAGGCGTGGGCCCGAAGCTGGAACAGGTGCTGAAAGGGCTGGGCGTCACCCGGTTCGCCGACATCGCCGCCTGGACCGAAGAAGATATTCGGCGTTTCGACGCCGCGCTCGGCATTCCCGGCCGTATTGCCCGGGATCGCTGGGTAGAGCAGGCAAAGGCCCTGTCACGGGGCTGA
- a CDS encoding NADH-quinone oxidoreductase subunit J, with amino-acid sequence MGLQTLFFYLFAFIAVASAFMVISARNPVYSVLFLILTFFNSAGLFLLTGAEFLAMILLVVYIGAVAVLFLFVVMMLDIDFTQLRSGVMEYAPVGALIGLILAAELIIVVAGSAISPEIASTVSMPIPPVSERTNTAALGDVIYTHYIYYFQIAGLVLLVAMIGAIVLTLRHRQNIKRQNISVQVARAPATAVEVVKVKPGQGV; translated from the coding sequence ATGGGTCTGCAGACTCTCTTCTTCTATCTTTTCGCCTTCATCGCCGTCGCTTCGGCGTTCATGGTGATTTCGGCCAGGAACCCGGTCTATTCGGTCCTGTTCCTCATCCTCACCTTCTTCAACTCGGCCGGCCTCTTCCTGCTGACCGGGGCGGAGTTCCTGGCGATGATCCTGCTGGTCGTCTATATCGGCGCCGTCGCGGTCCTCTTCCTCTTCGTCGTCATGATGCTCGACATCGACTTCACGCAGCTGCGCTCGGGAGTGATGGAATATGCGCCCGTCGGTGCGCTGATCGGACTGATCCTCGCGGCCGAGCTGATCATTGTCGTGGCCGGCAGCGCGATCTCGCCGGAAATCGCAAGCACCGTGTCGATGCCGATCCCGCCGGTGAGCGAACGGACCAACACCGCCGCGCTCGGCGACGTGATCTACACCCACTACATTTACTACTTCCAGATCGCCGGCCTCGTGCTGCTGGTCGCCATGATCGGCGCCATCGTCTTGACGCTGCGTCATCGCCAGAACATCAAGCGCCAGAACATCTCGGTCCAGGTCGCCCGCGCACCGGCGACTGCGGTCGAGGTGGTCAAGGTCAAGCCCGGGCAGGGCGTGTGA